A region of Nostoc sp. 'Peltigera membranacea cyanobiont' N6 DNA encodes the following proteins:
- a CDS encoding SDR family oxidoreductase, whose product MTKLILITGISKGLGYAMTEGFIQQGHTVIGCARSSDAIDKIRQNFNAPNDFTSVDVANEQLVKKWAIDVLQKYSPPDILINNAAITNYPAPLWEIPSEEFSDLIDINIKGVANIIRHFVPAMVKKKRGIIVNFSSGWGRSTSAQVAPYCASKWAIEGLTRSLAQELPNGMAAIPLNPGIIHTDMLSISFGEEAANYTPVSDWVLKAVPFILNLKPKDNGIPLTIS is encoded by the coding sequence ATGACTAAGCTCATCTTAATTACAGGCATAAGTAAAGGTCTAGGTTATGCGATGACCGAGGGTTTTATTCAACAGGGACATACTGTTATTGGTTGCGCCCGTTCATCAGATGCAATCGATAAAATACGCCAAAACTTTAATGCGCCCAATGATTTCACATCTGTAGATGTAGCAAATGAACAACTTGTAAAAAAATGGGCAATAGACGTACTTCAAAAGTATTCACCGCCAGATATATTAATTAATAATGCGGCAATTACCAATTACCCAGCACCTTTGTGGGAAATACCATCTGAAGAATTTTCGGATCTTATAGATATCAATATCAAAGGAGTAGCGAATATAATTCGCCATTTCGTACCAGCAATGGTGAAAAAGAAACGGGGCATTATTGTCAACTTTAGTTCTGGCTGGGGACGTTCGACTTCAGCCCAAGTTGCACCATATTGTGCTTCTAAGTGGGCAATAGAAGGATTAACTCGTTCTTTGGCACAAGAATTGCCGAATGGTATGGCAGCTATACCCCTTAATCCAGGGATTATTCATACAGATATGCTCTCTATTAGTTTTGGAGAAGAAGCTGCTAATTATACACCCGTGTCCGATTGGGTATTGAAAGCTGTGCCATTTATTCTCAATTTAAAACCCAAAGATAACGGGATTCCCTTGACCATTTCATGA
- a CDS encoding aromatic ring-hydroxylating dioxygenase subunit alpha yields the protein MTTKIDFQGDMDNASIPLNQNKEEVFQWTKQWYPVAVVDFLDSSRPHAIQLLGKDLVLWRDSLSKWSIFEDCCPHRLAPLSEGRVESDGTLLCAYHAWRFDSQGNCVSIPQSKDQQTSSKHCSNSKSSAISYPTQERQGLLWVWAESGSDAQLESQLRTPRIIPELEENSDRVVHLFWNIRDLPYGWDFFMENVADPAHVPVSHHGLVGNRYKDANYYDMLCIKEMSTQEGFSFEITPTAPTISQAIHDFQPPCQMRIVSTSKDGGKLILALYATPTRPGWCRHIGCQVLVKNEMGKTPKGLGVFGLPMPTWLGHVLSSLFLHQDLVFLHYQQKILAKRQKGQWVNAVYTPNPQDKMVIAFRQWLEKKAGGSIPWTSGCNTDLPLPELDSSKLFDVWTTHTQHCQVCKDALKNIKRLRVLAYGLSILCLCVAVILDARAIAVKAALASRNQIPASLLTVFPHTGFWWALGGAILFVLLGYLLDKFSRLFYVYEFEHAHND from the coding sequence ATGACCACTAAAATAGATTTTCAAGGGGATATGGATAACGCAAGCATTCCATTGAATCAAAACAAAGAAGAAGTATTTCAATGGACAAAGCAGTGGTATCCTGTAGCAGTTGTGGATTTCTTAGATTCATCTCGCCCACATGCAATACAGTTATTAGGAAAAGATTTAGTCTTGTGGCGAGACAGTTTGAGTAAATGGTCAATATTTGAAGATTGTTGCCCACATCGACTAGCTCCTCTTTCAGAAGGGCGTGTTGAGTCTGATGGCACACTTTTATGTGCTTATCATGCTTGGCGTTTTGATTCGCAGGGAAACTGTGTGAGCATTCCCCAGTCGAAAGATCAGCAAACATCTTCTAAACACTGCTCAAATTCAAAGTCATCTGCAATTAGTTATCCAACACAAGAACGGCAGGGTTTATTGTGGGTTTGGGCTGAGTCTGGTTCTGATGCACAGCTTGAAAGTCAATTGAGGACACCACGAATTATTCCAGAACTTGAAGAAAACTCCGACAGAGTAGTTCATCTATTTTGGAATATACGTGACCTACCCTATGGTTGGGACTTTTTCATGGAGAATGTAGCTGACCCAGCCCATGTCCCTGTTTCCCACCACGGTCTAGTTGGCAATCGCTATAAAGATGCTAATTATTACGATATGCTTTGCATCAAGGAAATGTCTACTCAAGAAGGATTTTCTTTTGAAATTACACCGACTGCCCCCACGATTTCACAAGCAATTCACGACTTCCAACCACCTTGTCAGATGAGGATTGTTTCTACTTCCAAAGATGGTGGTAAGCTGATCCTGGCATTGTATGCTACCCCTACACGCCCAGGATGGTGTCGTCATATTGGCTGTCAGGTCTTAGTTAAAAACGAGATGGGTAAGACACCTAAAGGGTTAGGAGTCTTTGGACTACCAATGCCAACTTGGCTAGGCCATGTTTTGTCATCCTTGTTCTTACACCAAGACTTAGTATTTCTTCATTATCAACAGAAGATTCTAGCTAAACGTCAAAAGGGCCAATGGGTGAACGCAGTTTATACACCCAATCCTCAAGATAAAATGGTAATTGCATTTCGCCAGTGGTTGGAGAAAAAAGCTGGAGGTAGTATTCCTTGGACTTCAGGGTGTAATACCGATCTTCCCTTGCCGGAATTAGACTCTTCAAAGCTTTTTGATGTCTGGACAACTCATACCCAACATTGCCAAGTTTGCAAAGATGCTTTGAAAAATATTAAACGTCTACGGGTGTTGGCTTACGGTTTATCTATATTATGCTTATGTGTTGCTGTAATTCTGGATGCAAGAGCCATAGCGGTAAAAGCTGCATTAGCATCAAGAAACCAAATACCCGCATCACTTTTAACGGTTTTTCCTCATACAGGATTCTGGTGGGCGCTTGGGGGTGCAATATTATTTGTACTTCTAGGATATTTGCTTGATAAATTTAGTCGCCTATTTTACGTTTACGAGTTTGAACACGCACACAATGATTAA
- a CDS encoding glycosyltransferase: protein MKKHLSQSLPIAPSRKLKITILTVGSRGDLQPYCALAIGLKRAGHEVTIATHENFEPFVRKFDLKFAPIAGNMEEFLQSKQGQRLIAGEKLKKEEGDKLLLQQLESAWSACQGSEVIIYTPLATFGYHIVEKLGVPCFFASVLPLTPTGMFGFLKFAQTTKNPLKKAINYGSYLLVEFLHWQRYRQLLNHFRTETLKLPPLPYLGRRFRRKTPANVSRIPVLYGFSSHVIPKPRDWPHWAYVTGFWFIDQASEYEPPLELEDFLGRKQLPLCFGFGSMTMPNPEYLTHYIVEALKKTHQGGIILSGWGEVGRTVNIKDSLRVFAIEEVPHDWLFPQVPAVVHHGGASTTAAVLRAGTPSITVPFFADQPIWGEKLTRLGVSPQPIPYQKVSEKTLAAAIEVVLGDEVMRCKAQELGEKIRAEDGVANAVEVFHRHLGLIE, encoded by the coding sequence TTGAAAAAGCATTTGAGCCAAAGTCTACCTATAGCACCAAGCCGGAAACTGAAGATTACGATCCTAACAGTAGGTTCAAGGGGAGACTTGCAACCATACTGCGCTTTGGCTATTGGCTTGAAGCGTGCGGGGCATGAAGTAACGATTGCAACCCATGAGAACTTTGAACCATTTGTGAGGAAGTTCGATTTAAAGTTTGCGCCGATTGCTGGCAATATGGAAGAGTTTTTGCAATCGAAACAAGGGCAGCGATTGATTGCGGGAGAAAAGTTGAAAAAAGAAGAAGGAGATAAGCTTTTACTTCAACAGTTAGAATCAGCTTGGAGTGCGTGTCAGGGAAGTGAGGTAATTATCTACACGCCGTTAGCTACCTTTGGATATCATATCGTAGAGAAATTAGGCGTACCCTGCTTTTTTGCATCAGTTCTGCCGTTGACTCCCACAGGGATGTTTGGGTTTTTGAAATTTGCTCAAACAACTAAAAACCCGCTAAAGAAAGCGATCAACTATGGTAGCTACTTGCTAGTAGAGTTTTTGCACTGGCAAAGATATCGTCAACTGCTCAATCACTTCAGAACAGAAACATTGAAATTGCCGCCCTTACCATATTTGGGCAGACGCTTCAGACGGAAGACTCCGGCGAATGTATCACGAATCCCTGTATTGTATGGATTTAGTTCGCACGTAATCCCAAAACCTCGTGACTGGCCGCATTGGGCGTATGTGACTGGTTTCTGGTTTATTGACCAAGCCTCGGAATACGAGCCACCCCTGGAACTAGAGGATTTTCTTGGGCGAAAGCAATTACCTTTGTGTTTTGGGTTCGGCAGCATGACGATGCCCAATCCAGAATATCTCACACATTACATCGTAGAAGCCTTAAAGAAAACACATCAAGGCGGGATTATATTGTCAGGCTGGGGCGAGGTTGGAAGAACGGTGAATATAAAAGATTCGCTACGAGTGTTTGCGATCGAGGAAGTTCCGCATGATTGGTTATTTCCTCAAGTGCCAGCAGTAGTACATCACGGAGGAGCTAGTACAACGGCAGCAGTGTTACGTGCGGGGACACCATCAATTACTGTACCCTTTTTTGCAGATCAGCCGATTTGGGGTGAAAAGCTAACTCGGTTAGGAGTCAGCCCACAACCGATACCGTACCAGAAGGTATCAGAAAAAACTTTAGCAGCAGCGATTGAAGTAGTACTGGGTGATGAGGTCATGCGGTGTAAAGCCCAGGAGTTAGGTGAGAAAATCAGGGCTGAGGATGGTGTGGCGAATGCTGTTGAAGTATTTCACCGACATTTGGGGTTGATTGAATAA